The following is a genomic window from Nicotiana tabacum cultivar K326 chromosome 3, ASM71507v2, whole genome shotgun sequence.
gctgctatagGTTTTTCTTCAGCCCTTGTTTAGAATTAAGGTTTAGAGAGAAACTAACACACAGTTCTTGAATAGTTGATGAACTATTGAAGAACTATTGCGTTTCTTCTTGTTCCCCCAACTCTTGGAGTAGGGATCTGTTAGGATTTGTGATGCATGTACTCATTGAATGCACCATTTTGCTCtattaatatatataatattgatCACTAAGAGTTTCTCATTAAAGAAAGCGGAAAGGGCCAGATTTATCCCTCTAATTTCAGATAATGTTTACATTTAACCTTTGTCATACTTTTGAGATATATATACCCATACCGTTAGCAAAGTATTCAAATGTACCCATATTTTTAATGGAGGTCCACATGGCCTGACATTTCGATGAGGTGGACGCCACGTGGCATGCCACCTCAGCACCCTAACCCCATTTTACCCCTTCTGTGTTACTATTTCTTCCCCTTCCATTTCTTACACCGCCACCACTTGTCCCCTTACTTTAAATTGCTTGGAGCTAACTTATACGTATGCTGCAGTATACAAATACCATTGACACTTCTTCGCAGTAATTGCTTGGAGATAACTTATACTTATGCTGCAGTATACCAATACCATTGACACTTCTTCGCCGTAATTTTTTGGAGCTAACTTACATTATTGATAAGGGATTCTTTTGTCCCTAAGccgaaaaaaaaataaaggaaataaagCTTTCTTTGGGTTATCATGGTTTGGTTGCCCACTTATACTAATCTGTTATAGATAACATGTGACAAAGATCAGTCAattatttttcttagttttttagTGTGTATTTCTTCTGCTGTTGTGTGAGGGATTGAAATAGTAAGGAAATCACCCAAAACAAAGAAAGAATTGTGAGAAAAGAAACCCCTATTATTTCCATTATCTTCCTTATGGTTAAAAAATGTCTGTCAATGCAGGGTATAAACAGAATGACAAATACAAATTTCTGCATCACCCAAGTTTTTTGTTTTAGGCACATAAATATGATTGGGCACTTCTTTTTTGTCACAACTTCAACAATTATAGATtaggggtggcaagtgggccggtctcgtgggccACGGTCCCGGTCCTTAAATAAAAGGGCTTAGCAATCCCGGGCTAAACGCTTTTTTTGTAGGAGCCAGCCTAGGACCGGGCCCACGAACTCATGGTCCCATGCTAAACGGGCCGGGCCCGCGGGCTAAGTGAGACCAACGGCTAAAtagtgatttaaaaaaaaaattaaatagaaattagagacaaaaagatgttaaaaaaatatctaaggcaatgccttgtaaatttattatagaattgtgacctaattttttaattcaaatttaaagacaaaaatattataaaaagatattcaaagcaatgccttgtaattttattataacaTTAAAAAACATGACAATAtttttcttagtcttcctccccgtATGGgataagcacaacaaggtgctaataccaccattgagaagaaaaagaaactaatcaagatgtgctaaaatacaagttacataatacatactaatttttgtcatacaagttacatgctaTCTCTTAAAAACTTCATAATCCTTCAACgttcggaggaatttccgttggtggtggcggaaaagtagcTTGGTCATCGCCGCTTCCATTgtcgggcgaagcagcatccttaGCAAGTTCAGCCAGCATTTCTTCGTATGATTCGTcttcctctggttgtgattcagcaagtccaaaatttcttctttctgaacggatccaatctctgaaaagtactgatttttccaagctctccctcatagacgctctataatcacctatttgaagtcttgcttgactgaaagcgctctccgatgccactgttgaagcttgaatagttaaaatgtctcgggccatccttgaaagaaccagaaagtatttttctttgtccttccaccattgcaaaatattaaaggagccgtcagGATTCACTTCGTCAAGTtgctgcgacaaataaacttcaagctcatttagttgtgaaaaatcattactactagaaccaaaagaacccctaaaccctgcccaagcactaagtcatcttactcccgcagttctgttagaagattgagaatcagaagaagaaggagttggaacatttggtctagcatgatttaatgcaacttgataagcattataaatagtttgagcatttatttttaTTGAGGTTATTGCTTCCGGAAGTTTAGGCAACTCATCAttttcaagtgctaaaccattataaacagtttcataccaaaattgaggacctcctaatttcatacaaggatttaataaagcagcaacaccataaatagggggaatagggaaaaatattttttaaacttttttctcatagaatcaatagcaagtttataaattttCCCACCatctgaaaaatgagcaaacaaatttgcaagttttgcaataaactaaacagttagaaatagtaggataatattgcccagaaaattcatttgtagcaatatgaattttttctaaaaaatcaacaagcattttaacattagcccaatccccatTCGTAAGGTGCTcgtcatcatcacttacatgtgcattaaGTGTTGAGTTTACGGGGTttttatattcatatgcaacaaccaaactttcatatctatattcatatgcaacgtCTAGttgggcaaggtttaggaacctttctttttcttaggccacattcatcacatcttttaaaatattctctaagtcgaCTTCTACGGTTTAAATGAAAAGgccagttaagagccattttaaccttttcaatttgaatatttaaaattctcataccatcacccacaattaatggtaaatatgacaaatacatctaacatgaaaaatgttactaaatgcaggattaaGCGTAGTGGTAAGCAAGTCTATAACATTTGTGTTATTAGTAGCATTATCTATTAAAacgacattattttatcactaatgcaaaaatatctgcaAATATCCGTAactgtgctagcaataaactACCCAGTGTGACGTGAAGCAATTATTCTACAAGCAATTATGCCCTTTTGTATTATCCAATCTTCATCAATCCAATGAcgggtaacagtaaggtaatcacagtcgttgccacttctaccaatatcggTTGTAATAGCCACACGATAATTTATATGGGTAAATAATAgtgcaaatattgttcatattcatgcttatatttataaatatcgctctttacggtcaGCCTGACTAGGACTAGATACACttttcccctcggccaaagctttcagacATTCATATCCGACTTTATCTTTAGGGTGTTTttttatgtgtctagtcaaattTCCCCCGcaatccaaaatatttaaaaactaactccaTACCACAAGTTTTACATTTAGCCTTATTTTGTGGaactagttgagtaaaaaatggccaaacaggAGATGTTTCCTGTCGTTTggtaggttgtctagaaaaagtaggggcagtaacaggAGTATCAGATGGGTCTTCAATTGGATTAGCAGCGGTATCACTAGTTGGGTTAACATCAGGAGctggactagtgggtgtatcatcatccggttgagtttcatcaagatcaatttcctcatcatcattttcatcaatagtattataattattagaataaagagcattcattaatttATGGTCTAACTGTTCACCGGATGCAATATTATgaaaaaattgactctcggtaaattgtaataaactattatcggtatcaagaatagcaggtgtatgACAGATATGAGGTTTGGTTCTGGAGCCGGGGGCAGGGGAGGAGGAACAACAGTACCACTAGATTCGTCagtcttggattttcccttattcttatttttactaaaaatatttCTTAAGGAAGACATCTTAATAATCAAGTgatagtaaataaataaaacaaacaaaactataatattaagacttaagagttggaacgagtttaccaaattgacgaacaacttgttgaaaattgattatcgttgaagacttcaattcaccaacttcacaattttttcacaaattgtaacaacctcaatattttttttactgttttttggaataaagtaagcaatagtagcaagtatagaagaaaattagagagatatTGTGATAgaatgatattgattttgtaagaaaaattaAAGAATGATGGGTAtctatagttgaaaataggggaaaagtgtaattataaaaagtttagggttaaaacaaagttgggggggcTAAATGGCTATTTtctaaatagccaacgactatgtTTTAAAGTCCAACAGCTCCTTTTTGAAATAGCTAAATTTTAAAATTACCGTTGGGCCTGCCAAGGTCCCGGTCCGGTCCCGGTTCTAACGGTTCCTAGGCAAGAACCGGCCCAAGCCCACTTCTAGCGGTCCTACCGGTCCCGGCACACTTAGCCCACTGGCTTGGGCCCGGACCGGCacacttgccacccttatcatAGATCCATTAAAGAAGTAAGGTTACAGTGTATATTTTATCATTGCTTCCAAGTAATGAAGTTGCAGTAACCTGGAAAACAAAGAGGGCCTATGTTGATTAAATTGAGTGGGACAAGTGGTGGCGGCATAAGAAATTGAAGGGGAAGAGAAAGTATTGGGGGAGGCGGTAAAATGGGGTTAGGGTAGTGAGGTGTCATTTCACATGGCGTCCACCTAATTGAAATGTGAGGCCATGTGGACCTCCCTTAAATATTAGGGTAGATTTATACTTTACTAACGGTGAGGGTATATATGTCCTGAAAGTATAACGGAGGTTAAATGTAAACAATATTTGGACCCTTTTCCCTTAAAAAAACAATTAGAAGAACATAGGCAAGATTGAAAGGTTATAATTAAGACGCTTTCATTTGCTAATTTCTTGGTTATCTGAGGTATCCATTTGTATCATCCATTACCACAATAAAACTTTGGCGTTTTTACTTGCCTCTTCTTTTTGTTTGAATTCACATTGTTTCTTGTTTTATTCTGGTTTAGTTAACTTCCCTACCTCATCACTTGATGCATAACCTAATGTAGGTGCTTCAACTGCTGAAAGTTTCATTGCTCTCCAAGACACCTTTGACAAATATGGTATTGAATAGCCAGGGGAATTGGGTGAAAGATACATCAAAGTTTGAAGATTCCCTAACTGCCAAGTTAGACAAGAAGGCCGTGTCTCAAAACTCAAATAGTGTGAGCCTGAAGCTTATAGTAAGCAAAAGTAAGCAAAAAGTTCTGTATGCGGAAGCTGGGGTCAAGCTTGTAGACTTCCTTTTCAGTTTCCTTGCCTTCCCTTTAGGGGCTGTGGTAAAGCTTCTAGGTGGCAACTCAAGACTTGGGTGCATCGATAATTTGTACAAGGGTGCTGAAAATTTGAGTTCAGAAAACTATATGAAATCAGAAGAGTGCAAAACTAGGCTACTCTCTCCGAAATTGTTCCCATACTCTGGTTTTGACAGTCATATTCTTCGGGTGGAAGAGGAATGCCCAAAATACAGATATGATCGCTATGGAGGTTTAGAATTAGTAAGGAACGCTAAAAAAATCGAGGAATCATCGATAGAATATGAGGAAAAAGCAAGCAATTTAGCTGTCACTTTGGAATCAATAGAGTCTGAGGAAGAAGCTAGACGTTTGGCGATCATTTTGGACCCGAAATCTCCATCAGGAGAAACTATAAAGGGTGAAGGATACTTGAAAGGACCTGCAACATTTATGATATTGGATAATCTTCTAGTGACTCAGTTTTCCTCTACCTCAATCATAACTCTTCTTAATCAAATGAAGGTGTCAACCAGTGACTTGGAGGAGCGCACTGTATTCATTGGAGAGTATGAGGTATGCCTTCTACTTGATCCCTTTCATTATCTGTTGCTAGACATTTGGAATTCTTTTTGGGTTTGCTCTTATTATGGTGGGTGAACATAATACATTTTGAGATTAACAATCATTTCGTGcttaaattctaaaaatttatttctgACTTTAGAAATAACGTAAGTGATAAATGGAATCACTTAGTAGGCTTGTTTCCATTTTCGCTTGAGAAAGTAGTTGGCCGGGGGTCATCTCCAGTAGTGCAACAAAATGGGGTCAGAGACTCCACTATAACAAAAGAAAGACAATAGGAGTCCTCTCAATAGCTGAATGCCCACTCCCCTCTATGCACTTACTGGAGGGGAAAAGAAAAGCTTGATTCTCATAGTCCTCTGAATAAGAATGAATCTGAAGCGGGGTACCCTTGGAAGCCACCCTTCATCCACCAATGCAACCCCCAAATTGGAAAacagaagaaagaaagagaagctAGAAAAGAAGGGCCTCTATGGAA
Proteins encoded in this region:
- the LOC107790812 gene encoding uncharacterized protein LOC107790812 isoform X1, with the translated sequence MSTRRHQSDEDPPVIKLKVMIDKTRNRVIFAESDHEFIETLFSFLTVPLGAVLRLLDKDMVQLGSISRIYASVYSLEPRFLRTSYCKSMLIMPRNASEVQCEKLKLNVDHSEIAGKLFACSSYSCDDFYSLFENAHCRCGSPMRSPRSVNMKGEDTSSGGEGGDGVFLKSGAASFMITDDLQIMPASTASLTALFEKLGVSDKNEIEAKTVEVGTKEVLQLLKVSLLSKTPLTNMVLNSQGNWVKDTSKFEDSLTAKLDKKAVSQNSNSVSLKLIVSKSKQKVLYAEAGVKLVDFLFSFLAFPLGAVVKLLGGNSRLGCIDNLYKGAENLSSENYMKSEECKTRLLSPKLFPYSGFDSHILRVEEECPKYRYDRYGGLELVRNAKKIEESSIEYEEKASNLAVTLESIESEEEARRLAIILDPKSPSGETIKGEGYLKGPATFMILDNLLVTQFSSTSIITLLNQMKVSTSDLEERTVFIGEYEALNLLKASLISKTVLNDVFNRREPYPKVMLKV
- the LOC107790812 gene encoding uncharacterized protein LOC107790812 isoform X2, whose translation is MVQLGSISRIYASVYSLEPRFLRTSYCKSMLIMPRNASEVQCEKLKLNVDHSEIAGKLFACSSYSCDDFYSLFENAHCRCGSPMRSPRSVNMKGEDTSSGGEGGDGVFLKSGAASFMITDDLQIMPASTASLTALFEKLGVSDKNEIEAKTVEVGTKEVLQLLKVSLLSKTPLTNMVLNSQGNWVKDTSKFEDSLTAKLDKKAVSQNSNSVSLKLIVSKSKQKVLYAEAGVKLVDFLFSFLAFPLGAVVKLLGGNSRLGCIDNLYKGAENLSSENYMKSEECKTRLLSPKLFPYSGFDSHILRVEEECPKYRYDRYGGLELVRNAKKIEESSIEYEEKASNLAVTLESIESEEEARRLAIILDPKSPSGETIKGEGYLKGPATFMILDNLLVTQFSSTSIITLLNQMKVSTSDLEERTVFIGEYEALNLLKASLISKTVLNDVFNRREPYPKVMLKV